ATCCCGCACGTACGCCGGAGGAAACGCATGGACCTGACCGCCCTGACCATCACTGAGGCCGCCGCACAGATCGCCGCGCGCAAACTGTCGCCTGTCGAGTTGACGCAGGCGCACCTTGACCGGATCGCGCAGATCAACCCCGCGATTAACGCCTACATCACCGTGACCGCCGATACGGCGCTGGCCGAGGCGCGCGCCGCCGAGCAAGCCATCGCGCGCGGGGAGCAACGCGGCGAACTGCACGGCATCCCGCTGGCGCTCAAAGACCTGTATGAGACGGCCGGAGTACGCACCACGGCCGGCTCATCATTCTTCCGCGACCACGTGCCAGCCGCCGACGGCGTCGCCGTGCAGAAGCTGCGCGCGGCGGGCGCCGTCATGCTCGGCAAGCTGAACATGCACGAGATCGCGCTCGGCGTGACAAACGACAACCCGCACTTCGGCGCGTGCAAGAATCCGTGGGCGCTGGAGCGCATACCGGGTGGTTCGTCGGGCGGTTCTGGCGCGGCGCTGGCGGCGCGGCTCTGCCCCGGTTCGCTCGGCTCCGACACGGGCGGCTCGATCCGCATCCCCGCCTCGCTGTGCGGCATCGTCGGGCTCAAGCCGACCTACGGCCGCGTGAGCGTGCGCGGCGTCATCCCGCTCTCGTGGAACCTCGATCACGCCGGGCCGATGACGCGCGCCGTGCGCGACGCCGCGCTCCTGCTGCAGGCGATCGCCGGCCACGATGCCGACGACCCGTACAGCGCCGACGTGCCGGTGGACGATTACGTGTCGCACATCGGCGAAGGCGTGAAAGGCTGGCGCATCGGGCTGGCGCGCGGATACTTCGCCGAGTGCGATTCGCAGGTGGCGCGCGCGGTCGAGCGGGCCGCGGAGGTGCTGGCGCACCTTGGCGCGCACGTCACGGAGGTGCAAATTGAGGAATTGCGGGCGGCGTCCGCGCAGAACGGTGTCGTGACGACCAGCGACGCGGCGGCGTTCCACCGCGAGCGACTGAAGGACAAGCCCGACGGCTTCGGCGCGGACGTGCTGACCCGCCTGCGCAGCGGCGCGGGGCTCACGTCGACGGACTACTCGCTGGCGCGGCGCACGCAGACGCTGGTCAAGCACCGCATGGCGCAGGTCTTCCACGACTACGACCTGCTGCTGACGCCGACCACGCCGATTCCCGCGCCGTTGCGCGAGGGGCAGGACGCCGTGGAGCAGGCGCGTATGCTGACGCGCTACACCTCGCCGTTCAACACGGCCGGCCTGCCCGTGCTTTCCGTGCCATGTGGCTTCACCGCCGAGGGATTGCCGATCGGCCTGCAGATCGTCGGCGCGAACTGGACTGAGGCGAGGGTGCTGTGCGCCGGGCACGCCTACGAGCAGGCGACCGAGTGGCACACGAAGACGGCGGCGGTGTAGGCGCATCGCCACTGATGAGGAGAACCTATGCTGAACGCAAACAAATCGAGACTGCCCATTTTGCGCGAACTCACGTTGCGCAACATCTTGTCATATGGCGCCGAGGCACAGCCGCTCCGGTTGCAGCGTCTTAACGTGTTGGTCGGTCCCAATGGATCTGGCAAATCGAATCTGATCGATGCGCTGGCGTTGGTACGCGCCGCTCAGAGCGATTTTCGGCGCTTTATCAGCCAACGTGGGGGCGTGTCGGAGTGGGTCTGGAAAGGCAATCCGAATGGGATGGCGTCAATCGAGGTTGTCATTGACATGCCCGACGATCGCCCTGCCTTGCGGCATGCGCTTGGATTTCACGCGGAGGACGGGAGGTTTCGCCTGTTAGATGAATTCGTATTTACTGAGTTCAAGCAAGATGGGTTGCCCATTTGGAAAGAATACTATTCCTATAACGATGGGAACCCATTGATTCGTCAGAATGGCGACAGCGCCCAACCGGGGATGTTGAACGTCTTTCGAGACGTTTCCATCGTTCAGCAGAGGAGCGACCCCGATTATTTTCCACCGCTCCACGACTTGACGAGCGCATACCATGGCTTCCGCTTCTATCGCGAGTGGACATTTGGGCGAAACACGGTTTTCCGAGAACCGCAGAAAGCCGATCTGCGCACCGACCAGTTGGAGGAGGATTATTCAAACCTGGGCATGTTTCTCAATCGCCTGCGCCGTAACCCACAAGTCAAGCTGGCATTGATCACGGCACTGAGCGATCTGTATGAAGGGCTTACCGATTTTGAGATTGCCGTCGAGGGCGGCACCGTGCAGGTGTTCTTCACCGAGGGCGACTATACCATTCCGGCGACCCGCCTCTCCGACGGATCGCTTCGGTATCTGTGCCTGCTAGCGATCTTGCTCGATCCCGACCCGCCCCCGTTGATCTGCATTGAGGAGCCCGAGCTCGGCTTGCATCCGGACATGCTGCCCAAAATCTCGGATTTGTTGTTCGACGCATCGCAACGGACGCAGTTGATTGTGACAACCCATTCGGACATTCTGGTGGACGCCCTGACCGAGCACCCGGAAGTCGTCCTCGTATGCGAAAAACACGATGGCCGGACGCAGATTCAGCGTCTCGACTCTTCGCGACTCGCGCGGTGGCTTGAGAAGTATCGCCTTGGCGCGCTGTGGACGAGTGGCGAGATCGGCGGCACGCGATGGTAGGCGTAACTCTGTATGTTGAGGGTGGCGGACGAGGCAAGGATCAGAAGACACGGTGCCGCGAGGGATTCAGCAAAGTGCTCAAAAATGCGGGGTTCAAGCGCCCCATCGTCCCGCGCATTGTGGCTTGCGGCTCACGCAACGATGCCTGCGATGACTTCTGTAATGCCCTTGGCTACGAACCGTCTATGCCCATCCTGCTCGTGGACAGTGAAGAACCGCTATCGTTGCTACCCTGGCATCACCTGCACGAGCGCGACGGATGGGAGCAACCGAAAGGCGCCACGGACGATCAAGCGCAGTTGATGGTTACGTGCATGGAAACGTGGCTGGTTGCAGACCGCGAGGCGTTGACGTCGTTTTTCGGTCATCATTTGCGGGCCAGCGCATTGCCGCCGCTGGTTGAGTTGGAACAACGCGGACGCCATGAAGTGCAGCAAGCACTTGCCGATGCTACGCGCACCTGTTCCACGCCGTACCGCAAAGGAGATGTGTCTTTTAGGTTGCTGGCTGTGGTGAATCCAGCGGTGCTGGCGCAGCACCTGCCAAATTTCGAACGGTTCATAAAGGCGCTGCGGAGATTGCTCCTTTAGCCGGGGTCGCGTGTTGCTTTCGTGCTTCGCGAGCTGAAGCGAGGCGAAGGTGCTGCGCGCCGGGCACGCCTACGAGCAGGCGACCGACTGGCACACGAAGATGGCGATAGTGTAGCTTCGGGCAAGCGACTCCCCATGAGTGTCATGTTGAGCGCGCAGGCAAAGCCAACGGCCTGCACGCACGCCACGCGCGCGAAGCATCTATAGCGGTTTGCGAAATGATCCGATATGGTGCTGCACGCCGCATGTAGGGACAGGCCTTTGGCCTGTCCGCTGGGCAGGTCAAAGACCTGCCCCATAAGCATCAAGCTAATAATGTAACAAGTGGAAACTCCTGTGGCAAGATGAAGGTGCCAGCCAACATCCGGATAACAGGAGCTTCCGATGAGCACTTTAGCACAAGTTAGTCAGGCCATGCAATCCGTGCTAACGAGCGCGGCCAATGCGGTCGGGCGGACGAGTGGATTTACGCAACGGCTCTCGAAACTGAGCGCGGCGCTGTTCGCGCAGATTGTGACCTTTAGCTGGTGGGATAACCCCGATGCCAGCTATGACGAATTGGTACCTTACGCCAAGGTGCGTGGTTTGGATATCACCGCCCAGGCGCTGGCCGAGCGCTTTACGCCCGCGGCAGCGACCTGCTTACAAAGTTTGCTCGGCACGGCGGTGCAACAAGTGATTGAGACCCAGCCGAGCAGTCTGGCGTTGCTCAAACGTTTTGTGGGCGTCGTGGTGCAAGACAGCACCGTCCTGAGTTTGCCCGCCGCATTAGCCCCGTTGTGGCCGGGCGGCAGCAACGCGGCGCATTCGACGGTCGCCGGGTTGAAAGTGCAGCTGCGGTACAGCCTCAGCGATGGGGCGTTGAGCCATCTGGATCTGCAACCAGCACGCATGTCAGACCAGACTGCGCCGATGCAGAGCGAGTTGCTTGCGCCCGGCACGTTGCGGCTGGCCGATCTGGGTTACTTCGATCTGAAGCTGATGGCGCGCGAAGCGGCGCAGGGCAGTTATTGGCTGACGCGGTGGAAAGTCGGCGTAAGCGTCTGCCAACCGGGTCAACCGGCGCTGGACTTGGCACGCTACCTGCGGGCGCAACGCGCAGCCCAGATCGATCTGCCGATTGAGTTGGGGCGCGACGAGCGCATCGCGTGCCGGCTGATCGCGGTGCGCGTGCCTGAGCACATCAAAGCCCAACGTCGGCGGCGCTTGACGCACGAGGCCAAACGCAAGGCCCAAGCCGTGAGTCCGGCGCGCTGGGCCTTGGCCGGTTGGACGCTGCTGTTGAGCAATGTGCCGGCGGACCAACTGAGTCTGAGCGAAGCCCTGGTCTTGGCGTGCCTGCGCTGGCAGATCGAGTTGTTATTCAAGACCTGGAAAGATCTGGGGCATCTGGACCAATCGCGTAGCGCGCAGCCCTATCGCATCTTGTGTGAGGTGTATGCCAAACTGTTGATCGCGGTCTTCCAACATTGGGTCATACTGACCGTGGTCTGGTGTATACCTGAACGCAGCATGCGCCAACTGGCACAGCGTATTCGCAAACATGTGATTACTCTCGCCGCGACACTGACCAACCCGGCCCAGCATGTGCAGGCCCTGACCGAACTACAACGGGCGCTGACCAACGGCGCACGCGTCAACAAACGGCGTGCCTCACCCAGCGCCTTCCAACTACTCGAGCAACTTGAAGCAACTTAACCGACCGTTATTAGCTTGATGCTTATGGGGCGCGGAAACCGCGCCCGTGCCTCACCCAGCGCCTTCCAACTACTCGAGCAACTTGAAGCAACTTAACCGACCGTTATTAGCTTGATGCTTATGGGGCGCGGAAACCGCGCCCGCCCACGACCCACGCAGACCTCGCGGGTTTTGGCAACCCGCGAGGTTCTTGCGTCCATAGGGGCGAAGCATCGGCACGCGCGTGCCGGTCAAACCAGAACCATCCGCCGATGCTTCGCCCCTACCGCATATCCGTTTGTCCGTTCGTTATCCGTTGTCCTACCGCCGTATCATGGGCAGGAAGAGCGACTGCCCCAGCGTGACGATCCGCGCGAACGTCGCACCGTAGGTCGCGGCCAGCAGCTTGCCGCCCGGCGCGGACGTGCCCGTGACCGCGCTGAACGCGCCGCTGCGCGTGCCCGCGTTCAGGAAGGTGAACGTGTTGCCATTGGCCGGCGCGAAGCCGTTGATGAGCGACAGGTTCAGCGCGCCCGTCAGGCTTGCCGTCCCGCTGACGCTCAGCACATAGTACTGCGTGCGCGGCGTCGTGCCGCCGATCGCGACGTTCAGCGCGCCCGGCCCGCTCTGCGCGTAGTCGCCGAACACGTCCACGTTGCCGCCCGCCAGCGCCAGGCTGCCAGCGTTTGTCAGCGCCCCACCCGCCTTGTCCAGCACCAG
The genomic region above belongs to Chloroflexota bacterium and contains:
- a CDS encoding DUF4276 family protein translates to MPILLVDSEEPLSLLPWHHLHERDGWEQPKGATDDQAQLMVTCMETWLVADREALTSFFGHHLRASALPPLVELEQRGRHEVQQALADATRTCSTPYRKGDVSFRLLAVVNPAVLAQHLPNFERFIKALRRLLL
- a CDS encoding amidase — its product is MDLTALTITEAAAQIAARKLSPVELTQAHLDRIAQINPAINAYITVTADTALAEARAAEQAIARGEQRGELHGIPLALKDLYETAGVRTTAGSSFFRDHVPAADGVAVQKLRAAGAVMLGKLNMHEIALGVTNDNPHFGACKNPWALERIPGGSSGGSGAALAARLCPGSLGSDTGGSIRIPASLCGIVGLKPTYGRVSVRGVIPLSWNLDHAGPMTRAVRDAALLLQAIAGHDADDPYSADVPVDDYVSHIGEGVKGWRIGLARGYFAECDSQVARAVERAAEVLAHLGAHVTEVQIEELRAASAQNGVVTTSDAAAFHRERLKDKPDGFGADVLTRLRSGAGLTSTDYSLARRTQTLVKHRMAQVFHDYDLLLTPTTPIPAPLREGQDAVEQARMLTRYTSPFNTAGLPVLSVPCGFTAEGLPIGLQIVGANWTEARVLCAGHAYEQATEWHTKTAAV
- a CDS encoding IS4 family transposase, which translates into the protein MSTLAQVSQAMQSVLTSAANAVGRTSGFTQRLSKLSAALFAQIVTFSWWDNPDASYDELVPYAKVRGLDITAQALAERFTPAAATCLQSLLGTAVQQVIETQPSSLALLKRFVGVVVQDSTVLSLPAALAPLWPGGSNAAHSTVAGLKVQLRYSLSDGALSHLDLQPARMSDQTAPMQSELLAPGTLRLADLGYFDLKLMAREAAQGSYWLTRWKVGVSVCQPGQPALDLARYLRAQRAAQIDLPIELGRDERIACRLIAVRVPEHIKAQRRRRLTHEAKRKAQAVSPARWALAGWTLLLSNVPADQLSLSEALVLACLRWQIELLFKTWKDLGHLDQSRSAQPYRILCEVYAKLLIAVFQHWVILTVVWCIPERSMRQLAQRIRKHVITLAATLTNPAQHVQALTELQRALTNGARVNKRRASPSAFQLLEQLEAT
- a CDS encoding AAA family ATPase, whose product is MLNANKSRLPILRELTLRNILSYGAEAQPLRLQRLNVLVGPNGSGKSNLIDALALVRAAQSDFRRFISQRGGVSEWVWKGNPNGMASIEVVIDMPDDRPALRHALGFHAEDGRFRLLDEFVFTEFKQDGLPIWKEYYSYNDGNPLIRQNGDSAQPGMLNVFRDVSIVQQRSDPDYFPPLHDLTSAYHGFRFYREWTFGRNTVFREPQKADLRTDQLEEDYSNLGMFLNRLRRNPQVKLALITALSDLYEGLTDFEIAVEGGTVQVFFTEGDYTIPATRLSDGSLRYLCLLAILLDPDPPPLICIEEPELGLHPDMLPKISDLLFDASQRTQLIVTTHSDILVDALTEHPEVVLVCEKHDGRTQIQRLDSSRLARWLEKYRLGALWTSGEIGGTRW